The following proteins are encoded in a genomic region of Synechococcus sp. CBW1002:
- a CDS encoding DUF2231 domain-containing protein — MLELLPPLNDHNLPWMDTIHPIVVHFVIAMAVISVIFDFIGVFARRPNLFEVSFWNLLVATVAIFVAIIFGQIEAGLASPYGASRDILNLHSTIGWSLAAVLAVLSAWRYVIRSRDPRSLPLPFLGAGAVLGVLVAVQVTLGNQLIWIYGLHTVKVVEALRAAQI, encoded by the coding sequence ATGCTCGAGCTGCTGCCCCCCCTCAACGATCACAACCTCCCCTGGATGGACACGATCCATCCGATCGTTGTCCATTTCGTGATCGCCATGGCGGTGATCAGCGTGATCTTTGATTTCATCGGCGTGTTCGCCAGACGGCCCAACCTGTTCGAGGTGAGCTTCTGGAATCTGCTGGTCGCCACGGTGGCGATCTTCGTGGCGATCATCTTCGGCCAGATCGAGGCTGGCCTGGCCTCGCCCTACGGCGCCTCGCGCGACATCCTCAATCTGCACAGCACGATCGGCTGGTCGCTGGCCGCCGTGCTCGCGGTGCTGTCCGCCTGGCGCTACGTGATCCGCAGCCGGGATCCCCGCAGCCTGCCCCTGCCGTTTCTCGGAGCTGGCGCCGTGCTCGGTGTGCTCGTGGCCGTACAGGTCACCCTGGGCAACCAGCTGATCTGGATCTACGGCCTGCACACCGTGAAGGTGGTGGAAGCCCTGCGCGCCGCCCAGATCTGA
- a CDS encoding HdeD family acid-resistance protein: MLIAVAAPASPLLRWITAGLLFAAAGLAIVLPFVSATLLTIGIGGVAMAAGISQFLRISGVPTTQAKVLRGLSGLLYLAGGVWILFFPVSSEVSLTLFVGFLLAFEGVMELAAAAGSAAPARGLVLLDGIVTAILGVMLIAEWPADSLWAIGTLFGIALAFSGVNLLTAAPAAE; encoded by the coding sequence TTGTTGATTGCTGTGGCTGCTCCCGCCTCTCCCCTGCTGCGCTGGATCACCGCCGGACTGCTGTTTGCAGCGGCCGGTCTGGCGATTGTGCTGCCCTTCGTCTCCGCCACCCTGCTCACCATCGGCATCGGCGGTGTGGCCATGGCGGCCGGTATCTCCCAGTTTCTGCGCATCAGTGGCGTGCCCACCACCCAGGCCAAGGTGCTGCGCGGTCTGTCGGGCCTGCTCTATCTGGCCGGTGGCGTGTGGATCCTCTTCTTCCCTGTGAGCAGCGAAGTGAGTCTCACCCTGTTCGTGGGTTTCCTGCTGGCCTTCGAGGGTGTGATGGAGCTGGCAGCGGCGGCCGGCAGTGCGGCTCCGGCCCGCGGCCTGGTGCTGCTGGATGGCATCGTCACGGCGATCCTGGGGGTGATGCTGATCGCCGAATGGCCGGCCGACAGCCTCTGGGCGATCGGCACCCTGTTCGGTATCGCCCTGGCCTTTTCCGGGGTGAACCTGCTCACGGCTGCCCCTGCCGCTGAGTAA